The genomic window CTCGATAAGACCCTCAGAAAGCCTGTTATACCGCGTCTGGCTGTACTGTTGGCTGTTGACCAGCAGGGGATGCGGGCAAAATATAAGTTCTATTTCCGAGCCGGGGCTGTGTCCCGACCGCCGTCGAGGAGGAGAACGACTGTCTCCGACGGCCTCGGGTCCAGAGTCGTCAGACATGTGCGCTCTTTTATTGCGGCTGGGTCCGGCTTCAGCGGCGCAGCTGGCAGGAGCAGAAGCGGCGTGGTGCGGAGGGCCGGAGTCGTGCGAGCGGGCGTCCCCGTTGTCCTCGCCGCCGCTGAGCGTAGCGTTCTCACTCTCCGGATGCAGCTTGCGCACACGCTGAGCTCTGAAACAGACAGCAGAGAACTATTTCAGAAACCCACAAATCACTGCATGCAAACACAAGAGAGCAGCAGAGGAGAGAGGGAGCTGGGACCTGTGTCTGGCCTGCATGCGCAGTCCCTGCTCGATGCTGCTGCTCAGAGCCTCTTTGTTGTGCAGGCGGCTGAGCTGCTCCAGGACCTTGTCCTGATGGGCCTCGTACTCGTCACGGCTCGGGTACATCTTAGAGATCAGGGCGTCGAAATTGGGGTCGGCGCGGAGAGAGCGCTTAGACACCAGCTTCTTCCTGCAGGTCGGACACTCTTTATTTCTGCGGCGGGGAATAACAGATGGGCAGCGTTAAGCGAGAGATCTGAAAAAGGCCAGTTTGAAAGCGTTGGATCTGCAGAAGCGGTCTCACCCGGATCGGAGCGCGGTGACGATGCACTCGGAGCAGAAGCGATGCAGACACTCTTTGGTGGTCATGGTGTTCTTCAGCATGTCCAGACAGATGGGACACATCAGCTCACTGTGGAGGCTTCTGGGAGACACGGCGATCTCCGTGCCGTCCATGATGGCCTCCTGAAACAACATCATGCACAACTACAGTGAACTTGATATTCTGCTCATTCGTTTTCCAAGCACGTTCCAAACCTCATCGATcctaactagataaaaaagtttgttaagacaaactttaggttggcttgagaaagcctagcttgacagtttaaagcagctgttttgacattattagaatgtagttagcattattctaacatttttctagcatgtttattatgtttctagcatgattgtagttactaggctagatagttaaatagatCAGAAATATTAGATAGAATggaagtttgaatggattagaaatacaccgtgttccaaattattatgcaaattatatCTTTCTCTGATTtttataattagtcaatgcaaatgacagtcaagTAATCAACCATTCGGGTAtgatttgaattttattgaacaaacctcctaatgataacggtatttattttaaaaataaaaactgaaaacgcactgttccacattattatgcacaacagagttaaaacattgtataggttgtaaagaactgaaaatgggcatttgctgaatttgcagcattaggtggtcatatttactgaaatcccaagctatttcaatcaaaaacatcctaacagggcaagttacatcttaccataggaccccttctttgatatcacctTCATAATTCTTGCATCCAATGAACTGAGAGTTTCTgcttgaatttgtttgcaggatgtcagaatagcctcccagagctgc from Garra rufa chromosome 7, GarRuf1.0, whole genome shotgun sequence includes these protein-coding regions:
- the LOC141338529 gene encoding E3 ubiquitin-protein ligase RING2-A-like isoform X2: MMANPVSVQTLSKTWELSLYELHRTPQEAIMDGTEIAVSPRSLHSELMCPICLDMLKNTMTTKECLHRFCSECIVTALRSGNKECPTCRKKLVSKRSLRADPNFDALISKMYPSRDEYEAHQDKVLEQLSRLHNKEALSSSIEQGLRMQARHRAQRVRKLHPESENATLSGGEDNGDARSHDSGPPHHAASAPASCAAEAGPSRNKRAHMSDDSGPEAVGDSRSPPRRRSGHSPGSEIELIFCPHPLLVNSQQYSQTRYVKTTANATVDHLSKYLALRVALEDGPSGTQAEGEPGALRDVSEKQFTIYISTAAGQFTTLNGSLTLELVNEKFWKLCKPLELYYAPTQDQNQTPQLERTDQSQGKSPQN
- the LOC141338529 gene encoding E3 ubiquitin-protein ligase RING2-A-like isoform X1, coding for MMANPVSVQTLSKTWELSLYELHRTPQLCMMLFQEAIMDGTEIAVSPRSLHSELMCPICLDMLKNTMTTKECLHRFCSECIVTALRSGNKECPTCRKKLVSKRSLRADPNFDALISKMYPSRDEYEAHQDKVLEQLSRLHNKEALSSSIEQGLRMQARHRAQRVRKLHPESENATLSGGEDNGDARSHDSGPPHHAASAPASCAAEAGPSRNKRAHMSDDSGPEAVGDSRSPPRRRSGHSPGSEIELIFCPHPLLVNSQQYSQTRYVKTTANATVDHLSKYLALRVALEDGPSGTQAEGEPGALRDVSEKQFTIYISTAAGQFTTLNGSLTLELVNEKFWKLCKPLELYYAPTQDQNQTPQLERTDQSQGKSPQN